The following proteins are co-located in the Orenia marismortui DSM 5156 genome:
- a CDS encoding type II toxin-antitoxin system PemK/MazF family toxin, which produces MKKSKIEIIKELRKNAKHGEFFLAKFTLPNGRKRKAPVLIISAEHNDKEDVVVCSCTGQPAKTSFDILVKLRRDTHVRTNKIYTMSRNQLLFKIPQTLNKEQYNKIIEKIKLALKL; this is translated from the coding sequence ATGAAAAAATCAAAGATTGAAATAATAAAAGAATTAAGAAAAAATGCCAAACATGGAGAGTTTTTTCTTGCAAAGTTTACTCTTCCTAACGGGAGAAAGAGAAAAGCCCCTGTTCTTATTATTAGTGCTGAGCATAATGATAAAGAAGATGTTGTGGTTTGTAGTTGTACAGGTCAGCCTGCTAAGACTTCTTTTGATATTTTGGTCAAATTGCGTAGAGATACACATGTAAGAACAAATAAAATATATACCATGTCAAGAAATCAATTATTATTTAAAATTCCTCAAACTTTAAACAAAGAACAATATAATAAAATTATTGAAAAGATAAAGTTGGCTTTAAAACTTTAA
- a CDS encoding GIY-YIG nuclease family protein — protein sequence MTKSEITKNTIKLTIYGIKDKRTDEIKYIGQTSNLTNRKYKHLHEHNRPVTQEIYRTGVDNIEFVELDVVGFDEVAEAEKRYIKKYDTKKNGWNQNDTYKPISIEGRRKISKLKKGRNNPMFKVDFSQEELKEMFELYYNNQKETIKKLSEKYNCSPATICNILNFKHFLSRDNDQLLEEYSDVI from the coding sequence ATGACAAAATCTGAAATAACAAAAAATACTATTAAGTTAACCATTTATGGAATTAAAGATAAAAGAACAGATGAAATTAAATATATTGGTCAAACTAGTAATCTTACAAATAGAAAATATAAGCATTTACATGAACATAATCGACCTGTAACTCAGGAAATTTATAGAACTGGTGTCGATAACATAGAATTTGTAGAGCTTGATGTAGTTGGTTTTGATGAAGTAGCAGAAGCAGAAAAAAGATATATCAAGAAGTATGATACAAAAAAGAATGGATGGAATCAGAACGATACTTACAAGCCTATTAGCATTGAAGGGCGTCGTAAAATTAGCAAACTGAAGAAGGGGAGAAACAACCCAATGTTTAAAGTAGATTTTTCACAGGAAGAATTAAAAGAAATGTTTGAACTTTATTACAATAATCAAAAAGAAACAATTAAGAAGTTAAGTGAGAAGTATAATTGTAGTCCTGCTACTATTTGCAATATACTGAACTTTAAACATTTTCTTTCTCGTGATAATGACCAACTTTTAGAAGAATATAGTGATGTAATATAG